One Triticum dicoccoides isolate Atlit2015 ecotype Zavitan chromosome 5B, WEW_v2.0, whole genome shotgun sequence genomic window carries:
- the LOC119312549 gene encoding putative methyltransferase C9orf114, which produces MNPACAEAAAAKKSRHKDKKQKKSKRKETAEHLGGEPATAEEEAVHKKKKKKKHAKEEGKADPKRRPTVSIAVAGSVIDNAQSLELATLLAGQIARAAAVFRIDEIVVFDSSPAAENGGGGAEEEEESGARFLVRILEYLETPQYLRRRLFPMHKNFKYVGLLPPLDAPHHVRKHEWSEFREGVTLGGDRSKGTPVDVGLSQNILVEQILEQGKRVTVAMGTNRDLTPACVRKVVPPSSPSEEMGSYWGYKVRYASNLSGVINDSPYKEGYDHIIGTSEHGETIISSELILPSFRHLLIAFGGLAGLEESIEEDPNLNGKGANDVFPSYLNTCPNQGSRTIRTEEALLISLQYFQDPIRRAGMAS; this is translated from the exons atgaatCCGGCATGCGCGGAGGCAGCAGCCGCCAAGAAGTCCCGGCACAAGGACAAGAAGCAGAAGAAAAGCAAGCGCAAAGAAACCGCGGAGCACCTCGGCGGCGAGCCCGCGACGGCCGAGGAGGAAGCCgtccacaagaagaagaagaagaagaagcacgcgaAGGAGGAGGGGAAGGCGGATCCGAAGCGGAGGCCGACGGTGAGCATCGCCGTCGCCGGCTCCGTCATCGACAACGCCCAGTCCCTCGAGCTCGCCACCCTC CTGGCCGGTCAGATAGCCCGCGCGGCGGCCGTATTCCGTATCGACGAGATTGTCGTCTTCGACAGCAGTCCAGCGGCggagaacggcggcggcggcgccgaagaggaggaggagagcggTGCGCGGTTCCTTGTCCGCATACTGGAGTATCTGGAAACGCCGCAGTACCTGCGCCGCCGTCTCTTCCCAATGCACAAGAACTTCAAATATGTG GGGTTGCTTCCGCCGCTGGACGCGCCTCACCATGTGCGCAAGCACGAGTGGTCTGAATTTCGTGAAG GTGTAACATTGGGTGGGGATCGTTCAAAGGGCACACCTGTTGATGTTGGGTTAAGTCAG AACATTCTGGTTGAGCAAATCCTAGAACAAGGTAAAAGGGTAACTGTAGCCATGGGAACCAACAGAGACCTTACACCAG CTTGTGTAAGGAAAGTCGTTCCCCCGTCCTCACCCAGCGAAGAAATGGGATCATATTGGGGCTATAAAGTCCGCTATGCTTCAAATTTAAGTGGTGttatcaatgattcaccatacaag GAAGGATATGATCATATCATTGGCACTTCAGAGCATGGCGAAACCATTATTTCATCTGAGCTAATCTTACCTTCATTCAG GCACCTTTTAATTGCGTTTGGTGGACTGGCTGGTCTGGAAGAAAGCATCGAAGAGGACCCAAATCTGAAT GGCAAAGGTGCAAATGATGTATTCCCATCTTATTTGAATACATGCCCCAACCAAGGTAGCAGAACAATAAGGACAGAG GAGGCACTTCTCATATCCCTTCAATACTTCCAAGACCCCATCAGGCGAGCTGGGATGGCGAGTTAG